One Cucumis sativus cultivar 9930 chromosome 1, Cucumber_9930_V3, whole genome shotgun sequence DNA segment encodes these proteins:
- the LOC101215194 gene encoding DDT domain-containing protein PTM, translated as MMEFVGRAVKKEFKGRGIHSGVVKSFDSSSGFFEVEFEGGDSEELDLSEVSLLLEGQSQPVEKRSCRGRKPKKRRRIESKCEIGGASANAGGSLVLDKGNPDETLEMGFEVSVVCVKDLNESFNLNDEVKKNQLIVDGVSADLNGSLEGNKILDMNVTLSGGVEDILEKRGKSEKDFEGNGPGNRNLFRNGDSRDGFDLNARSSSNEWLNLNDSSDHHASPSKNANLERRGSIDLNLYVNADFDENLTGGDVSCSQVETKKREWDFDLNLEVSDVHVDTNNNGGEEIASSGMGEAIIDKVCDEAVIDQVCDEAAMDQVYDNVQGIQDKTMESENEDGNLQEVHIDIKEELPKESYSSGGDVTVEASLRVSDLNCVNDGNLVNIDVKDVSSEVGPQIIDGCQGNSEGQYKQRGRKKKRKVLDGVNTPDTVLRRSTRRGIIQKTVPIASSDISSPVASVVTEEKQVAYDGSDMPVGLPFKLQLPPSSKNLNLDDISILDLFSIYACLRSFSTLLFLSPFELDDFVAALKCKSPTILFDNIHLSVLQTLRKHLEDLSTEGSESALSCLRSLNWDMLDLITWPIFMVEYLLIHGSGLKPGVDLCRLKLLKNDYYKLPTGIKIEILRCLCDDMIEVEAIRSEINRRSLAAEPEIIRDRSLKSEVYKKKKISANASINSCQSEDTMDDTADWNSDECCLCKMDGSLICCDGCPAAYHLKCVGIANDLLPEGDWFCPECAIDRHKSWMKTQKSLRGAEFLGVDPHGRTYFSSCGFLLVSDSCDTESSVSYYHRNDLDVVIEALRSSYSSYSDILMTICKHWDITFTLNGKINKSDSLHCTSKYYSNFCHEGAKSANLFEAETILEGSTVNKSALDSQLNSSIQDIQTQQTTVSNGYEFTNQAKGSGKFSSGEDSSLLHPCLDGMQESNTRCGGLEHSLSMSIINGDALEDESDDGYSNFYSFAQTASSVADEFMRKSSEKDKIKEKSTMSEEEIIAAQMKVILKKTSNFGWPFIQNINVATQKEKCGWCFPCKASSDELDCLFKTNNAWIEEGLAIDVPGLQLKRKGKGHLRDVICQVLSIENRLQGLLLGPWLNSHHSKLWREGLLAFDFNSVKHLLLLIESNLRHPAISAEWFKFVDSVNTLGSASLFVTSSLRATRHGISRKRGRFSDIESNGSSNGSSGLSMFWWRGGQLSRRIFNWKVLPRSLISKAARQAGCTKIPGIAYPEGSECARRSRCIAWRAAVEASTSVEQLAFQVREFYSNIRWYDVENTHPLPTVEKELRKSIRLFKKVIVRRKSVEGNLVKYLLDFGKRRAIPDIVKKHGVKLEDSSNERKRYWLNETFVPLHLVKNFEEKRVARRANEVKPKIVELGIVKSSRKKGFAYLFSRADKLDLYHCGRCNKVVPVREAVSCRYCQGIFHKKHVKKYVESVAAKCTYTCHSCWDGISVKSNGKRGKSGVKGGKLHMVKGKRPSDQRALRLKNRKKALRAGKQAQTQNNSKVPTGIPLRRSARQAKHSSLQKKKQDKKVGGSVKRKKMKSRKGTPKKRKRETSLQKKRTLACHSFWLNGLFLSRKPGDERVTHFREKKLLLLTPRISVNHDKAKCNLCSETEHASGLNYIACQNCGAWFHGDAFGLDQTKIDILIGFRCHICRKRLPPVCPHQMNQKPDILDEYLFFISDYLFEHGSPYSTTCSFICVRSEQKFKLHFLVDRLS; from the exons ATGATGGAGTTTGTGGGCAGAGCTGTGAAGAAAGAGTTCAAAGGCCGTGGAATTCATTCGGGTGTTGTGAAATCATTCGATAGCTCTTCGGGATTCTTCGAGGTTGAGTTCGAAGGTGGTGATTCTGAAGAATTGGATTTGTCTGAGGTGTCTTTGCTTTTGGAGGGTCAATCTCAACCAGTGGAGAAGAGGTCTTGCCGAGGCCGTAAGCCCAAGAAGCGTCGAAGAATTGAGAGCAAATGTGAAATTGGCGGTGCGTCGGCTAATGCTGGGGGGAGTTTGGTGCTAGATAAAGGGAATCCTGATGAAACCCTAGAAATGGGCTTTGAGGTTAGTGTTGTTTGTGTTAAGGATTTAAATGagagttttaatttgaatgatgAAGTCAAGAAAAACCAACTGATAGTTGATGGGGTTAGTGCGGATTTGAATGGGAGTCTCGAGGGAAATAAGATTTTGGATATGAATGTTACTCTTAGCGGTGGGGttgaagatattttagaaaagagaGGCAAGTCTGAGAAGGATTTTGAAGGAAATGGGCCGGGCAATAGGAATCTTTTTAGAAATGGAGATTCCAGAGATGGCTTTGATTTGAATGCGAGGTCTAGTTCAAATGAGtggttgaatttaaatgaCAGCAGTGATCATCATGCCAGTCCTAGTAAAAATGCTAACTTAGAGAGAAGGGGCTCCATTGATTTGAATCTGTATGTCAATGCTGACTTTGACGAGAATCTTACTGGGGGCGATGTAAGTTGTTCGCAGgttgaaacaaagaaaagggAATGGGATTTTGACTTGAATTTAGAGGTTAGTGATGTGCATGTGGATACTAACAATAATGGTGGAGAAGAAATTGCTTCTTCTGGGATGGGTGAAGCAATAATAGACAAAGTTTGTGATGAAGCGGTAATAGACCAAGTTTGTGATGAAGCAGCAATGGACCAAGTTTATGATAACGTTCAAGGAATTCAAGACAAAACTATGGAATCTGAGAACGAAGATGGAAATTTGCAAGAAGTTCACATAGATATCAAGGAAGAATTGCCAAAAGAAAGCTATAGTTCCGGTGGAGATGTGACTGTTGAAGCTTCTCTCAGGGTTTCGGATCTTAACTGTGTTAATGATGGTAATTTGGTCAATATTGATGTGAAGGATGTGAGCTCTGAGGTTGGTCCTCAAATAATTGATGGTTGCCAAGGCAATTCTGAAGGTCAATACAAACAGCGTGgcaggaaaaagaaaagaaaggtttTGGATGGTGTTAATACACCTGATACAGTTTTGAGGAGAAGTACCCGTAGAGGGATCATTCAGAAAACTGTCCCAATTGCATCATCTGATATATCTTCCCCTGTAGCTAGTGTGGTAACTGAGGAAAAACAGGTAGCTTATGATGGATCTGACATGCCTGTTGGCCTTCCTTTTAAGCTGCAGTTACCACCCTCTTCGAAAAACTTGAATCTTGATGATATTTCCATCCTTGACCTGTTCTCTATTTATGCCTGTTTGAGATCATTCAGTACGCTATTGTTTCTTAGCCCATTTGAGTTGGATGATTTTGTGGCAGCGCTTAAGTGCAAATCTCCGactatattatttgataatataCATCTGTCTGTTTTGCAAACTCTAAGAAAGCATTTGGAGGATCTCTCTACTGAAGGTTCAGAATCTGCTTTGAGTTGTCTAAG GAGTCTTAACTGGGATATGCTAGACTTGATTACGTGGCCTATTTTTATGGTTGAGTATCTATTGATTCATGGTTCAGGTTTGAAACCTGGTGTTGATCTATGTCgcttgaaattgttaaaaaatgattactACAAACTACCTACAGGCATTAAGATTGAAATTCTTCGCTGTCTATGTGATGATATGATTGAAGTGGAAGCCATTAGGTCAGAAATTAACAGAAGGTCTTTGGCAGCTGAGCCAGAGATTATTCGTGATAGAAGCCTGAAGTCAGAAGtctacaaaaagaagaagatttcaGCAAATGCTTCCATTAATTCTTGTCAGTCAGAGGACACTATGGATGACACCGCAGACTGGAATAGTGACGAATGCTGTCTGTGCAAAATGGATGGTAGCTTAATATGCTGTGATGGCTGTCCTGCTGCATATCACTTGAAGTGTGTAGGAATAGCCAATGATCTCTTGCCAGAGGGTGACTGGTTTTGTCCTGAGTGTGCCATTGACAGGCACAAGTCCTGGatgaaaacacaaaaatcaCTTCGGGGAGCTGAATTTTTAGGAGTGGATCCTCATGGTCGTACATACTTTAGTAGCTGTGGCTTCCTCTTGGT GTCTGATTCATGTGACACTGAGTCCTCTGTCAGTTACTACCACAGGAATGATCTGGATGTTGTTATTGAAGCTCTTAGGTCATCATATTCATCGTACAGTGACATACTAATGACTATTTGCAAGCACTGGGATATTACTTTCACCTTAAAcggaaaaattaataaatctgACTCTCTGCATTGTACAAGTAAATATTATAGTAACTTTTGCCATGAAGGTGCAAAGTCAGCAAACCTGTTTGAAGCGGAGACTATACTCGAAGGTTCTACTGTGAATAAATCAGCTCTAGATAGTCAGCTAAACTCTAGCATTCAGGATATTCAAACGCAACAGACTACTGTTTCAAACGGTTATGAGTTTACAAATCAGGCTAAAGGATCAGGGAAGTTCTCTTCTGGGGAAGATTCTTCTTTATTACATCCCTGCCTAGATGGGATGCAAGAGAGCAATACAAGATGTGGAGGTCTTGAACATTCCTTATCCATGAGCATTATAAACGGGGATGCACTTGAAGATGAAAGTGACGATGGTTACTCTAACTTCTATAGTTTTGCTCAAACAGCATCTTCAGTGGCTGATGAGTTCATGCGTAAATCATCtgagaaagataaaattaaagaaaaatctaccatgtcagaagaagaaataattgcAGCGCAGATGAAggtaattttgaagaaaacaagcAATTTCGGTTGGCcgtttattcaaaatattaatgtaGCTACgcagaaagaaaaatgtggaTGGTGCTTTCCTTGTAAAGCTTCCAGTGATGAATTGGACTGCTTGTTTAAGACAAACAATGCTTGGATTGAGGAGGGGTTGGCAATTGATGTTCCTGGTCTTCAActtaaaaggaaaggaaaaggcCACCTTAGAGATGTTATATGTCAAGTTTTGTCGATTGAGAATCGTTTGCAAGGGTTACTCTTGGGTCCATGGCTGAATTCTCATCATTCTAAGCTTTGGCGTGAAGGTCTTTTGGCCTTTGATTTTAATTCTGTGAAACATCTATTATTATTG ATAGAATCAAATTTGCGGCATCCTGCTATATCAGCTGAATGGTTTAAGTTTGTCGACTCTGTTAACACCTTGGGTTCAGCTTCTCTTTTCGTTACCAGTTCATTACGTGCCACTAGACATGGAATTAGTAGAAAAAGGGGTAGGTTTTCAGATATCGAGTCAAATGGCTCTTCAAATGGTTCTAGTGGATTAAGCATGTTCTGGTGGAGGGGTGGCCAGCTTTCTCGTCGCATTTTTAACTGGAAGGTCTTACCTCGCTCTTTGATTTCAAAGGCTGCACGACAAg CTGGCTGTACAAAGATACCTGGAATTGCATATCCTGAGGGTTCAGAATGTGCGAGAAGGAGCAGATGTATTGCCTGGCGAGCTGCTGTAGAAGCATCAACAAGTGTGGAGCAGCTTGCATTCCAG GTCAGAGAGTTTTATTCAAACATCCGGTGGTATGATGTTGAAAATACCCATCCTCTTCCCACGGTTGAAAAGGAATTAAGAAAATCAATCAGGCTTTTCAAGAAGGTAATTGTGCGCCGTAAGTCTGTTGAAGGGAACTTGGTAAAATATCTCCTTGACTTTGGAAAAAGAAGAGCTATTCCTGACATTGTTAAAAAACATGGGGTTAAGCTTGAGGATTCCAGTAACGAGAGAAAGAGATATTGGTTAAATGAGACTTTTGTTCCTTTGCATCTGGTGAAGAATTTTGAGGAGAAAAGAGTTGCTCGCAGAGCAAATGAGGTCAAACCCAAAATTGTGGAGTTGGGTATAGTGAAGTCCTCCCGGAAGAAGGGATTtgcatatttgttttcaagagCAGATAAACTTGATTTATACCATTGTGGCCGCTGTAACAAAGTTGTGCCTGTCAG GGAAGCTGTTAGTTGCAGATATTGTCAAG GAATTTTTCACAAAAAGCATGTCAAGAAGTATGTGGAATCCGTTGCAGCAAAATGTACATATACCTGCCACAGTTGTTGGGATGGTATATCTGTGAAGTCTAATggaaaaagagggaaaagtGGTGTAAAAGGAGGGAAGTTGCACATGGTGAAAGGTAAAAGACCTAGTGATCAACGTGCACTGCGattgaaaaacagaaaaaaagcatTGAGGGCTGGAAAACAAGCACAGACACAAAACAATTCCAAAGTTCCGACAGGTATCCCTCTACGTCGTTCAGCAAGACAAGCTAAACACTCATcgcttcaaaagaaaaagcaagATAAAAAGGTTGGAGGAAGtgtcaaaaggaaaaagatgaagTCCAGGAAGGGAACACCAAAAAAACGTAAAAGAGAGACTTCTTTGCAGAAGAAAAGGACTCTGGCGTGCCATAGCTTCTGGCTTAATGGTCTCTTCCTTTCTAGGAAGCCTGGTGACGAACGAGTGACACACTTCAGGGAGAAaaagcttcttcttctaacTCCGAGGATTTCTGTGAACCATGATAAAGCAAAATGCAATCTTTGTTCTGAAACAGAACATGCATCTGGTTTGAATTATATTGCTTGTCAAAATTGTGGAG CGTGGTTTCATGGAGATGCTTTTGGACTTGATCAGACTAAAATAGATATATTGATTGGATTTAGGTGTCATATATGTCGGAAAAGGTTGCCTCCCGTCTGTCCCCATCAAATGAATCAGAAGCCTGATATTTTGGATGAG